One Triticum dicoccoides isolate Atlit2015 ecotype Zavitan chromosome 5B, WEW_v2.0, whole genome shotgun sequence genomic window carries:
- the LOC119305663 gene encoding ethylene-responsive transcription factor ERF109-like, whose translation MLPGWYISASMPPSASNSRLTSNAPLSKLLGLSLRPGHIAMAMATANQDGAATFHDHRGGTAATELHGRTISSEQEHGIIVAALRHVVSGYTTAPPEVVVAVACGRCGIDGCLGCDFFGATEPEAVAVAVPVGGVQRKRRRKKNVYRGVRQRPWGKWAAEIRDPRRAVRKWLGTFDTAEDAARAYDLAALEFRGPRARLNFPCSDEPLPGHGSDNGGGGTGAAPQNETLTTPSPCSTDAGQRTPGEWQLGADGAGDQVWEGLQDLMTIDGQDPWFAPFSSPA comes from the coding sequence ATGTTGCCAGGGTGGTATATAAGCGCCTCCATGCCTCCATCCGCCAGCAACTCCCGCCTCACTTCAAACGCTCCACTCTCCAAGCTTTTGGGTCTCTCTCTACGCCCAGGACACATAGCCATGGCCATGGCCACTGCGAACCAGGACGGCGCCGCGACGTTCCACGACCATCGCGGAGGTACAGCAGCGACGGAGCTCCACGGCCGGACGATCTCCTCCGAGCAGGAGCACGGCATCATCGTCGCCGCGCTGCGGCACGTCGTGTCCGGGTACACCACGGCGCCGCCGGAGGTCGTCGTCGCCGTGGCGTGCGGGCGGTGCGGCATCGACGGCTGCCTCGGGTGCGACTTCTTCGGGGCCACCGAGccggaggcggtggcggtggccgtACCCGTGGGAGGGGTGCAGAGGAAGCGGCGGAGGAAGAAGAACGTCTATCGCGGCGTGCGGCAGCGGCCGTGGGGCAAGTGGGCGGCGGAGATCCGCGACCCGCGCCGCGCGGTGCGCAAGTGGCTCGGGACCTTCGACACCGCCGAGGATGCCGCGCGGGCGTACGACCTCGCCGCGCTCGAGTTCCGCGGCCCACGAGCCAGGCTCAACTTCCCGTGCTCCGACGAGCCTCTGCCTGGACACGGGAGCGACAATGGTGGCGGTGGCACTGGCGCGGCGCCGCAGAACGAGACTCTGACGACGCCGTCGCCGTGCAGCACGGACGCCGGCCAGAGGACGCCGGGAGAATGGCAGCTGGGTGCGGACGGAGCCGGCGACCAGGTGTGGGAAGGCTTGCAGGATCTCATGACGATAGATGGACAGGACCCATGGTTCGCGCCATTTTCGAGTCCAGCATAA